From Trypanosoma brucei gambiense DAL972 chromosome 5, complete sequence:
TGTCAACTTGTCAATTACCCCTCGTCTGGCGTCAATTTCAGACGTAAGGTCTTTCGCCTCACGGCGCAGAGAAtcaattttttcttcgtaATCCACCCGCATGAGTACCAAATTTTCGTCCTTCGTATCCTGCATACTCTTCACTCGCTGGAATTCGGTTTCCAGGAAACTTTTTGCACTAATGACGCTCTCCAAATCCATCCTTGTTTGTTCGAGCGCACTTCGAAGCTCTTGAAGATTACTTTCCAATATTGCGGCTCTTCGGCTGCTATCGGTACGTTCTTGTTCAAGACGGTTCACATCAGCCTTCAGTTGACTGACAGACAGTTCATACTTCCGAGACTCAGCGCACTTCTCTATCACCTGATCGTTTAGCGCCGAAATCTTCGACCTCAATTCTACAATAACTTCTTGGTGTTTGGAAGAATTTTCAGAAGCATGCTCAAAATCACGACGCATTGTTTCCAGCTCCATCATAAGCagcttgtttcctttttcggATTCTCGTAGGTCACAGTTTGCCTTTTCTACACGACCTTTTTCTTCAATATTGATCAGTTTTGCTGCCTCGATTTGCTGGTTCAGTGTGGAGACGGTGTTTTGCAGCTTCTCAATCGTGCTCTTCTGCATTCCTAACTGTACTTCGAGAGATTTTATCTCGTTGTCTTTCACATGACAAACCTCTTCCCACTTGGATTTTGCTTCCTCCAACTTGAAAACAGTTTCGTCGCGCGTATGCACATCGTTCTGCAATGCCTCGATACGGGAATGTAACAAAgttatcttcttttccccctcgtgCGATAATGACTCCAATTTTGTTGTGTGgtccttttccctctgtaACTGCTTCTGAACTTCCTTCAGTGTGACGTTCAACTCCTTGAATTCATCCGTTAACTTCGAATAAGCAGTCCTTGATTCTTCAAGCTGTCTCTGAATGGTTTCGTTCTCGGTGATCCATTGTTTCTCTGCATCGCACCACTTAGCTATAGAAGCATGAGCGTCACGACGAATTTGCTCCTTCTCACATTCAGCCCTAGCCGCGCGCTTCTGCTCAGCAACCAATGCAGATTGTTTTTCGGATAAGTCCTTTTGCAGGGTGTGGCACCTCTCCTCTAATTTTCCCCGCTTCTTGTCGTCGTCCGTATGCATTAACTTTTCTCTACGTAGCTCAGCTTTGTCTTGTTCGAGAGTAGCTATCTGTGCTTGTTGTAACTTAACTTTTTCCTCAAGCTCACGAGTGTAAGCTTTCTCACGCTGCAGCTGAAACTCCAAATGTTTTTGGGTCCCTTTTAACCCCTGTCTGGAATCACCTTTCGCAGGAGACTCCATCGACTGAAACAGAAACTACAGCCAGAAAgtagaaataataataataataatttcgAAAACAGCGAGAACGTCCAACGCAATGGGTAAATAATAGAAGGACGGCAAAAACAGTTGTGCATCCCTTCAACATAAAAAAGACAAGAGAAACACATCACACATACTGAGTGTGATTTAATTACGTGTTATTATTACGACGCACAAAAGAGGCCACTTCCACTTGGATTTTAGTCACAAAGTCTCATTGTGGTTTTCTTTCTATAGCACAACCTTTTCCCCTCGAATTCATGTAAAAATTTATAAACAAAACCAGAAGTGAGGCATTGTACAATAATTGCAGCATGTTCCACCCTAAAGTAAACTGAGTGTCAAGTAACGTGACCAAAATAGCATGAAGAATACAAAGAGAAAACTGCAACATTTGAATCTTGGTTAACAGAAATTTAAACGGATTCCTATACCCCAAAGATGTCCAGAGGTAGTGTGAATACATCAAAAAATGAACGAAAGAATTTATCCAAGTCCCAAAAAACGCCGTCCCGTTTGCAAGCCCGTTTCTCAACAAAATTCCCCAAATAAGACCAATCGTACAGTGATGATATACGTGCAAGAACGACAGTtgatcctcttttttcttgcaaaGTATGAAAACGGTATCCAGCATATCAATGTACTTGCTGCAGTAGTGAACGAACATCCAAAACTCTATATCCGGGCAAAATTTACCACTCAGGTTAAAGACGCCATTTTTCAAAGGCGGTGACAGGTTAATCGCCATTGCGGCCGATAGGCATATCTGGAGCACGTTGTAAACGACCAACACCCTACTCATGTTTAAGGCGCGCCTGCCCCGCATAATACTTCTCATGACAAACacgacaaacaaataaagtaaaTGTCCCAATACTAACGCGTGCCATGAAACCAAAGGATTAAGATATgggaaaaaacagagagaaCCCACCCCCTGACATGCCGAAGCATCTCTGCAGTCCATCATGATCACTCTTGCTTTTAATTACTATAtggaaagatgaagaaacaCAATCAGGAAGTTTTATTCGAACGTTGCCgtacggaaaaaaaaacagggtaATACATAAAGTAACTTGAACGATACAGCTACAGGCAATCATTAAGAAACTGAGGGAAGTCATTGTCTCAGCAATAACTGTGGGACTTCCGTTCACTCGGAGCTCCAACCTAATGACGGAGACTCCAAGCTGAATCCGACTTCGATAAAATCATTATGACGGCTGCCCCTGCTACACAAAACAACTGCAAAATAAACATTCACCATGCATTGGATAGACACACCTGCGTCCATCGATGTCCCCAACGGAAAGAGTCTAAATATCAGCATCATGTATATTACcgcgaaaaaagaaaaatgagatCACCCCGGCCACATGAACAGAAATAACCACAGATAACATATGCATCCCTCCGCCTCCTTGAAAACAGACAAATCGTGAAACATACAGAAATTACACCAGGAAGCAGATGAACAGAACCACCAATAACGGCCCAGCTGTTGTCAGAGTTGCACCACTTTGGTATGTAAGCATCATGGACCCTAACCCACTGAACGAATGCTACAATGAGTTTGTTATCACCTGCCGTTAACGACCCACTGAGGTTGCAGGATGTTTTAAGTGTCCACCTAAAGAAATGTTGAAGATCCAAACAAACACAGTGCTCTGATTCATATATTTGAACACCAAAAAAGATAGCGATATTATTAGAACGCCGACAATAGTCCACTGTTACCACAATGAATTAGAAGACAACATAGTTTACACACGAGACAAATGCTTACAAACAAGCATATTTAATTAAAGGGCGTTGAGAAATGGggagcagcaacaaacaatCACATACGAGCAACCAACGACACTGTTTTGCTGTTTCTGTTTGGAAAAAATACCAACGCGAAGGTATTTCAAAAATGACAACGAAATGGGCACCAAACCACACATATCCGCTACCAAAAGTGAAAAACAAGGTAAGGCGCACAATTtacaagaaaataaaataaataattcgcacacatatatatatatatatattgaacTGTGACTCAATTAAAGGGAAATATATACtttgaaagaagaaaacaccgACTACTTGTAGCCATTAGCAATAACATAAATAACAGCGCCCATGACGCTACGCCCTACATCCAAAagagcaagcaaaaaaaaacagtcacAAAAGACTAGTCACATCCAAGAAAGCCGAGTGGTTGTAAGAAACAACCGAAAATACACAAGCAAACCTTTGAAGCTCctcttttcaaaaaaaaaaggattaaaGACGACAAGAATCACCAAGGCACACACAAATTGTTGTGGGGACGCAACCCGCAACAATCCCCCACCGCCACCTTGTGGTAGGAGTTCGTGCCAAAGCCCATCTCCCAATATTTGGAAAGTCCAGCAGCTCTCAGGCGGTCGCTCCTCGACGCAAAACCCACTAACTCCGGTGGAGGCACCGCAGGAAGCCAGAGcgaccacacacacaaacacacaaaccacCACCTTTGGGACGCATGCCTCACAAGCCGAGGCGGGAGCTACACTAACATCTCTAGCCTTTGACGCGCCAAACTTCTCCGTCGCACACCCGAGAGCATGTCACCTACACACCATAAATAGCGAGGGACCCGCCAAGCAAACCCGCAAGGCCACCACCCAATGAAGAGTTTCAGCGGGCACACGCAGAAGGTCAAAATACCAAGCATGTTGGGAGGACCCCCGGCCGCGACGGCGCACGCCAACCCCCGCCACTGCGTCCAGACCAATGCGCCTCGCGGAATAACGGAACCCAAGCAACTGGGACAAGCGCATATATGATGGGGTGCGACTCGCTAGTGCGGGGTCGAATGCGTGGAATGAAGGGACTTCAAGGCGGGACCGAACCTAGACACCACTTCCCCAGATGCCGAACCTCGAGGATGCACAAGCAGTCGTAAACAGGACGGCGACCACTGCTGAAGAACACTTGACTCCAACACTTGGTTATGGACGGATGGAATAACAACAAGTGTATGCCCAATACTCCCAATCTTTCGGACAGTGCAGAACGGTGATGAATCACCCAAtggaaatagaaaaaaaatggagagaagACTCCGCAAGTCAGCGAAGGCTATAAGCAGCATGGACGATAGTATAATCCCGACCCCCGGCCACTCCACGAGAACCATTCCTGGGGAAAAAAGCGACGCCGGTCGACGCGAGGCATCAAGTTCTCAGAATTTAGGATGAGGATAAAGAGGCATtggggaagaaggagaagcaaTATCATCGTCAtatcggggggggggggaaacacaATATACGGAACCACCTCAACAATCCAAAAGAGGCTCATCCGAACATCTAGTGATGGAAGAAGGTTGCTGGGAATAATCGGCCTTAATGCTTGTCATGGGTTTATTGTCAATTCTGTGCTGCTCGCAAACGGCAAGATGCTGATAGAAGGAGCAGGGGTAGCGACCAACGGCAAATATGCGCCACCAACGACAGACAAAACTCTCAGATGCCCCGGTAAAGAACGTGCCAGAGGTTGAGAAGACGCGAAACTCAAACCGTTTCACACGCCGGAGCCGATTGTTGCCACAGGAAGATCGAAATTTCCTTCTGCTCAAGAAAATGGCGTTTGTGGTGTACCAACTAAAGAACATGGAGGTAAACGGGCTAAACCACATGTAAAAACTACTCAACGGGAATCGAAAATACTGGGAAGTGACGGGGAAGTGGAAGTGTGAAGTTATGAACTGGCGTTAAGGGAAAGCAAGGGGACTGCTGTCATGGCATCGTCAAAAACTAACAGCGACCACCTGCGCCAATTACAAAGCAATGCAGTAGTTGGTCCAAAGGAGATTTGTGGATTCCGTTGACCGTTGGTTGTGCctacaaaaggaaaaggtttCTGCGCCAACCTTCGGCAGCAGAATCCATAACTCAGTTGATTGGAGACGCAACTTCGTACGAATCGACGGTGCTCGCCACGGTCAAGCTAACTCTACACTCGTGAGTTTGGACCCATGGAGAGTGGTGGCGTAATTCGAGTGCCTGAGAAGTTATCTCCTAACCTACAAATTATGTGGTGGGTAAGAAACTTTCCACCAAACAAGATAGCGAGAGTCAGTACAAACCAACGAGTTTTGGGGAAATCTCACATGACCGTGCCGTGTGGCAAAAAGAACGGTGTCGGGCTCCATTTTATTCAAAATTATGACGAAGGGGCTGAGGGATCAACCGGACGGAATACTGGACATACAacgttgtttctttgtggGCTATATGATACTCGTACGCAGGAACCTGAACGGGTGAAACCTGGAGGTGCGCTACAACAAGCGGTAGGCTACACCACCTCGTGGTTTCAAAGCCGTTTAAAGAGAGATCTGTGCAGAAAACTAAATACATCCGCCTCTACTGGTGTTACGAAACCTACTAGGTATTATAGTGGTCAGTGAAAAAGATAGACGAGGCGCAGGCGCCGCTTCTGCTGTGTCTCACCCTGCAATCTATCGGAAGAACACCAAAACGAACACAAAGGGTATCTGAGGAGTTAGGTGGGGGTGATGAAACCGTGCGCGGTATCCTCACCCTAGTGGAGCCAAGCGAAAAATTATTAGGGACACTCAATTTGAGATTGATGCCAGCACTGCGAAAGCGCTCGAGAGAGACATGGTCAGTCTCCACGACCCCCAAATGATGAAAACACTGAAGGGAGGTCGCAAGGACGAGTGATGTCAAATGCGTCATGAAGGATGGTGAGGTTCTCCAACTTACGTAGGTTCTTTACCAAACATTACTGTAACGAGGATGAGAGAACCCTCAAATGTTCGTACAAATGTTTGGGGTGAAGAAacgaggaaaaggagaatacACAAAGACGAATCCATACCGGAAACGGGAGAAAATGAGTATAGAACATATGTTGATAGATCCGCGCACCTCAttcattgtttctttctttgataAACATGCTTGGGGAAACGGTTCTCGGGCCTAGAATGTGGAAAATTACATCCCGCTGATGAGCACTGCCATGCTCACCGAACCCACATTATTTCTAACATTTGAtgccttattttttttttggcctgACAGATCTCGAAACATCTCCATAATTTATCTTCTTATTGAAAGCATCCAACATTAGCCCCCTAAACAGACTGAGGGGTCCTTGCCCCATAGAAACAAGTCCTGAATTTTAAAGGGTGAGTTCCTTGGATACTGTCCCCCATCAGTTTTGGGAGTGCCTCACTTGCCTCTACCCGAGTGCACCGCGTAAAAATTGGTGGATGTTGTGCATGATGACGACCGTTCTCTTTTTACACGCGATTGGGTTTTCAATGTACCCGATCGCCATGTAGAGAACCTGCCATCTCCATGTGTTGGTATCCGCGAATTTTTAACGCACAGCACTCTTCCGCTGCCAAGCAAGTCTCCTAAAATAGGCAGAAGACTACCATATCCTCGTGAAGCTTCTTCTCTAAGGCGATCCGCTTCGGCTCGGAGAGACCCCCAGTGTTCCATTGGGCTCCATGAATGACAGGACGAGGATTCTGTTCTACATCTCCACTAAGTAGTAGTAGAAGCCTATGTATCCCAATCGAAGCGCGCTCGCACGTGCGGAGGAGCAGTCTAACATATTTCTTCACCCAAAAGTGCCGATACTGCTACATACTCCTTCTCTGTTCGCCGAAAGCCTCTTCACCGCCCCAATCCTTTCGGACCGTGTTTAATGCGGGCTATTGGCTTCCTTCTGGACGGAGCACTAGACGCTGGCACCATGATGAGATGGGCGGTGTAGGCAGGGACGTTACTGTATCAGTTTCCGCGGCTACCCTTCACCCGTGTGCTTTGCGCGGGCGGTCGCTACACCGGCCCTTTTTATGTTATGCATTGATGGCCGGCCTCGGTAGCGCTCGTTCACTTGCTGCGGTGGAGCTCCGATGTGTTCCACCGGCGCTGCCTCCAGTTGTGCTGTTACGGTGAAGTGGAGGGGCGCCTGGTTCGGTCGGCTTGGAGTTTTCGGGGGGTGCGCGCAGCGCTTTCTTGTTCTCCGGCTGTGAGTGACTGGTTGGAGTTGGGGTTTTGCGGTGTAGGTATTTGCATAGTTCATCGGAGCCCTCGCGTGGCTATGGTGACGCGAACCTCTGGGCCCCCTGTCGGTTAGAGCGGTGCCGTCTGGGAGGAGCCGCCCGCATTGTCTCGGTGGGGGCAAGGGCCCCTTCTTAACCACGTCTAAGGAGACGCAGTGGTTACTTGGCCGTCGCAGGTCGTGGGCCGCTATTGCATTGCTTGTTACTCTGTCCTTTCATGCGGTGAGAGGTGGATAATGCTACGCCTTACGGTGGGGTATCGCTGCTTCGGAAGTCTATTCTGTTGATTGTTGTCGACGACTCAGCGAGTGGGCGTTTATTGTCGAAACATAAAGTGACTCTGCTGTCAGTGCTTCTGCTCGTGTATTTGCCGTTTCAGGTATGGTAACAGGTGGAACTGACTGTCATATTCCCGCGTCAGGGGAACAAGCTGTAACTTCGCGttcgggtgctgtattccaTGTTTTAGTTGTCGTAACATGTTTGTATATGCTTGTATATGTTACGTGTTCATCATTCAGGTTTCGTCTCCAACCATCGGTTGCTGTCTAGGGGTCGCATCTCCGCTTTACCCAACAACTCTCTATTGTTCGGTAGCAAAGAGTGGACTGGGATGGTCTTCGTGAGCGGGCTGTTAATTGTTTAGGCACGCCTCGAAGTTACAGCAGATGAGATAGTGAGATTAGGTGTGTGTGCCGTGTCTTACTGATGTGTGCAAGGGATTTGtgctaaacaaaaaaatatatgtactAATTCAGGTAATATTACCTTCTCGAGCATTGTGATTTGGGTGAGATTGCTGCGGATGAATTTGTCGTCGCACTTTACTTGGAGGAGTTTCCGGAAACTGTCTGTTCCAAAGTTGTTTTCTCTGCAGTAAGAGGTGGAGGATCCTGATACCTACAGGTCCAATGCGGCTGTTCAGAACATTTGTAGCCCAATGGGCTTCGTCCAACAATACAGTGTAGAAACGAATAGCATGTTGTCCCTCCATCTGGTCAACACGAAAGCCATACCCAGCGTTTCTGCCTCGGTGCTGAGATAGTGCGGTCATGCGTTACGCAATATGAGATATGCCCGTTTTTAAAATTATGAATGTCCTCGATAAGGTAATCACTCGATTGTATCGCACGTGTGGCCGCTGGCGATGGATGCCAAGATTCCCTACTGGACCTTCAAATAGTAATATAAGAAGCCCACTGGACCATATTGGGGGCAACGAAGATATCTTGTATCAGGGAGGATATGGGTTTGTTAACACGCGCGATTTCACAATCCTTCTACCAAACCGAGGCGTCGTGAAGCTGATTTCCCCAAACAACAGTGGATGATGTTCAACTTGAAGCCCTCTGTCTCATTACCGCTACCTGTGCTCAATGAGCGGTGTCATCTGTGCTGTGGCTATGTTACCTGTGTAATCATACCACCTGATGGTACGGAGTTCGTACGCACATCCTCATGCTGGATGTACCTGTTGGTATTGGAACGTTTTTGTGACAAAtgcaggggggggggcttgCTAAACCTCTATATGATCTCCCTCTCCATGTTACGGGATATTTTTAGATTAATGATACATGAAAAGTGAGGTAAGAGCCTTTGGAGTTCATAACAAATCGTTTCTTTCAAAGTTCCAATACTACTTAATTGCATTccgtaaaaataaaaattcgTTTTTCATATAAACTATTAGGTTTTAGTGTGTGGGTGTGTATGGGGAGAGCGAAGCATTTTGTGTAGCGACTTTAAGAAAAACTTCAGGTAAATGGGCATACAGTATGTTGGAAAGAGAATATCGGCCTTCGAAAAGGCGCTTCAATAGTGTTAGTTCTTTCactcaccttttcctttgttggtAGAACTGGTGATTCCAAGTTGAATAGTTGTAGACGGGTGTTTGAAGTGTATTTACATATTCCCTTTGGAGTTTCTGTGGGTGTGTGAGGTTTCTGGCATTCCGAAGCCACACATTAGGTGGTTAATTACGTTAAAGCAGCATCTGGCCGATGCGATTGTCCACCACAGAAAATCTATGGTGTAatgtggtggtggagtgTTGGCTGCTAGACGGCGTTTCGGCCTTTGTTTGATGTTTGCAACCTCGTTGGTGTGGGAAAGGGCGTGTGAGTGACACATATCCCTTgaattatatattttttgccGTCCGCATTATCTCCGCTACGCGTTGCATGCACACCCGTgtggtgtttattttttttttttatgttgtgTTGTATAATAATGGTGGTTTCTGACgagtttgttgtttgtaGTGTGACCCTTAATTTTTCTTAGATCACGATTTTTTGACAACATTCCGAAGAACAATTACTCCCTTACCGCACATACTTCATTACTGATTGAATCCACTCCAAGCTATCAAAACGATACGCAAATATGTGTGTGgaatttgttttgtgtgttgtggcTTTCTGCGGTGTCAGGTTCACAGGTTTCTAAAACTTCGCTCGTGGGAGCGTTGCGTCGTCAGAAAGTTCGCATTGATCCAAGTGAAGTGTGtggttttgttgatgataTGTAGGTTGTATTTTTGGCTCTAACAAATACtacctttcatttttgttagGTATTCGTTCGGCCAATTAATCGACGATGCTATTGCAGTCTGTAACTCACACCCACTTCTTTACCCCTAGTTGCATTTAAGAGCCCAGTGCTTGTAGACCAGACAACAGGCCCCATTTTGACGAGAAACAAGTCGctagtgattttttttttgtgtgtggggcCACCCGTGAATTTTGGAAGAGAGAATAGTTAATGCCTCACTGTTAAAGTCGGTTCTGTTGCATTCTGGAGCAGCCCTGTTTTGTCAATTCTTCCATTTACTTCCTGCAGTtatcttttttgtctgttcAATTATCTGACAGTGCTGTTCGTTCACGGTCCTtcaatatataaatatatatatgaagtaACATACTTTTGAGGATGTACTTTGCTGCTTCGAATCATCTGCATGTTGGGCATGCTTTTTCACGTGTTCTCTATTTCGTTTGTGGAGGAACGAAActaccttttcctctttagcAGCACAGTTCAAAGCCAAGTGAGAAAATACGCATTAAAATACAAAACCCATTAGAAAGCAGATGACAACGAAAACTACACCTTCGTGCCTCTGCTGATGGTCACATTATTCTTCACATTTGCTGATAGttcaattttattattgtggTGTGATTGCAGGTCTAGCACCCCTTCAAGCCATTTTATGAGTGATTacacggaaaaaaaaacattactAACAATAAATTGAGGGGAAAACCTGTGTATGCCGTACCCTTCAGTGACTGTACCATCCACTCTTGATTTGGTCGTGTAGTGGGTATAAAAAGAGTATTTATGACTAATTTCCACTCAACGTATTTCTTGGGGGGTTaaatttatgttttttctttggacTGTATTTGTGGCTTCTCGTTAATCTTTATTTTTAGCAGAGGACGCAACGAGAACTTTGTCTGGTTCGGAAGAAGATGTTTTTCTCCTACTTGTGGCTGTGCTTTTTGAGATATtgaagttttttcttttcaaagaTTGAGATGAGGAAATTTATTGCAAACAATGTTTAACATTCTGAAAGGTTATTTTGTTCATCTTTccgggaaggggaagagtgATTTTGGCCCTTAATCGGCCGTGCTTGTGCTCCCAATGGGCGGATGATAGCGAAAATAAGAGACTTATGTTAAGAAATCATGAGAGGTGGTTCGAAGAAGAAGTTGAAAGTGACTAACTCATTTAAACGATGGAGCTGCTACACATCCTCTCATATCATGTTTTGTAGATGTCAGAGGGTGCATGTTACTTGATAGAACGTGCATGCACTGAAGCCTTTAAGCTTCTGTTTGAGGCATCGGAGAACGGCGTGGTTATAGGATCCTCTGTAATTCGCGGGGTaccagtaacaaaaaagttCGGTTCCATTGCCTCAAGCTTGTTACATACAATACTCGAATACCATTTCAAGGAAGTAAATGCCTCACTTGTCAAAATGTACTTCGTGTTgaaccttttccctttccccttggTGGATGCTTGTTCATCGAAAGGGATATCGCGGGACGTATGCTTGACTTTATGTTAGTTTGTGCGGTGTACGGAAATATCTAATATGGAATATGTCGCCCTATTTGGCATTGTTCccattgttattttgtttacacGGTTGCGCATTTTGTCTGAATCCTTGTCAACCTTAGTACtgtattttcctttagttCCTGCAGCaacatttgtgtgtgtgtgtgtgtgtgtgtgtgtgtgtgtgtgtgtgtgtgtgtgtgtgtgtgtgtgtgtgtgtgtggcattGATTCATTATGGTACACTGTGTGTTGGTTGAGCATTCTTCATTTTAGTTGGTGTCTGCGTTTTGTTTGGGATTGTTTACTTTGTTCTTTGTAGGACGTTTAGTTTACCTGTTTCACTAGCAGTATCGGCCAAAGTTTCCAAATTATGATTTCCATTCATCAGTCGATTCTCTTCGGTCGCGATGTTTCACGGGTCCGCATGGAGAATAGTCCCGTGCCGTGTATCAAC
This genomic window contains:
- a CDS encoding elongation of very long chain fatty acids protein, putative, coding for MMDCRDASACQGVGSLCFFPYLNPLVSWHALVLGHLLYLFVVFVMRSIMRGRRALNMSRVLVVYNVLQICLSAAMAINLSPPLKNGVFNLSGKFCPDIEFWMFVHYCSKYIDMLDTVFILCKKKEDQLSFLHVYHHCTIGLIWGILLRNGLANGTAFFGTWINSFVHFLMYSHYLWTSLGYRNPFKFLLTKIQMLQFSLCILHAILVTLLDTQFTLGWNMLQLLYNASLLVLFINFYMNSRGKGCAIERKPQ